The Cucurbita pepo subsp. pepo cultivar mu-cu-16 chromosome LG08, ASM280686v2, whole genome shotgun sequence genome contains a region encoding:
- the LOC111800152 gene encoding glycine-rich cell wall structural protein 1.0-like, whose translation MGSYRTRHDPSRSCHICHIYVESDIACGFISYRXKGYGSGGGGGSGVGYGDLGGHGKGYGSGGGGGSGVGYGDLGGHGKGYGSGGGGGSGYGGGADHGVGYGSGGGGGYGAGGGAGYGPGGDRGVGYGSGGGGGSGGGYGGGAKGYGGGAKGSGYGSGGGAGSGYGGVGGEGGYDGGY comes from the coding sequence ATGGGTTCATATCGTACTAGGCACGACCCTAGTAGATCATGTCATATATGTCATATATATGTAGAGAGTGATATTGCATGTGGGTTCATATCGTACCGGGNGAAAGGCTATGGTagcggtggtggtggaggaagTGGTGTAGGATATGGGGATTTGGGTGGACATGGGAAAGGCTATGGTagcggtggtggtggaggaagTGGTGTAGGATATGGGGATTTGGGTGGACATGGGAAAGGCTATGGTagcggtggtggtggagggAGTGGGTATGGCGGTGGAGCTGATCATGGAGTTGGGTATGGTAGTGGCGGAGGTGGAGGATATGGAGCTGGAGGTGGAGCTGGATATGGTCCAGGAGGAGACCGTGGTGTTGGCTATGGGAGTGGAGGAGGGGGTGGGTCAGGTGGTGGTTATGGTGGTGGAGCCAAAGGGTATGGTGGTGGTGCTAAAGGAAGTGGATATGGGAGTGGTGGCGGCGCCGGAAGTGGCTACGGTGGTGTTGGTGGTGAAGGAGGATATGATGGTGGATATTGA
- the LOC111800860 gene encoding suppressor protein SRP40-like has translation MAFYGDEDDVWKCPKHPSKRRRIGICPLCLRDRLLTLCPDCANVRPCNCCVTTTTTTTTSSSSSSSSSFSRFSSADVASLGSVGRLSNLIDGEPAFRRSRSLAAIPFLRSRSRLVSDSDDCSSSGNSARASSFWSIFRSRSKRSGHDSGRTETAAEIEFRRREKEVAEVEEAMRRTLMIRSRSVVVSDSSGRFVRPPVKAKTWYFPSPIKAFRQSKISKAVLTERSPLHRG, from the coding sequence ATGGCGTTCTATGGCGATGAAGACGACGTATGGAAATGTCCGAAACACCCTTCCAAACGGCGGAGGATCGGAATATGTCCTCTCTGCCTCCGTGACCGCCTCCTCACTCTCTGCCCTGACTGCGCCAACGTCCGTCCTTGCAACTGTTGTGTAActaccaccaccaccaccactacctcttcttcttcttcttcttcctcctctttctctcgCTTCTCCTCTGCCGATGTTGCCTCTCTTGGATCCGTTGGCCGTCTCTCGAATCTGATTGACGGCGAGCCGGCCTTCCGCCGCTCTCGCTCTCTTGCTGCgattccgtttcttcgatcgAGATCGCGACTCGTTTCAGATTCGGATGACTGTTCGTCGTCTGGTAATAGTGCTAGAGCGTCGTCGTTTTGGTCGATTTTCAGGTCGAGGAGTAAGAGGAGCGGTCATGACAGCGGAAGAACCGAGACAGCAGCGGAAATCGAATTCAGGCggagagagaaggaagtagCGGAAGTTGAAGAGGCGATGAGACGAACGTTGATGATCCGGTCAAGATCAGTTGTGGTTTCCGATTCTAGCGGGAGATTCGTCCGGCCACCAGTGAAGGCTAAGACGTGGTACTTTCCGAGTCCGATCAAAGCTTTTCGGCAATCGAAGATTTCAAAGGCCGTTCTCACGGAACGGTCTCCGTTACACAGAGGTTGA
- the LOC111800825 gene encoding uncharacterized protein At4g17910, producing MDSSLRNSLNPNKLLKEEFVSNLTGSSMIEIAALSTIIPILVILRHSFYSSGVIDASLKKSDNPVIHSKSLKRYLAAITVDFLVIVIPTILFFTVLAERSCLCAVLLTFLLLLLIAAKGIHSHSPTWETANQSLKQNISSFRVVVMITTCLCILAVDFRIFPRRYAKTETYGTSLMDLGVGSFVLANSLVSQQARNVPSTKQKGALKSVFPLIVLGLVRLITTTGVDYQVHVGEYGVHWNFFFTLAGVSILTTIINIPPQYSGIFGTTILVGYQCWLTYGLNTYLLSNQRGSDIISQNKEGIFSIFGYWSIYLIGVQLGNSIFFGKNSTATLRSNRRARIIVWILALSFWMATLLLDSYVERVSRRTCNLAYVNLVLAQNLQVLAILMLSSYVTGNGTSVLEEAFNSNLLAAFLLANLLTGLVNLFVDTLSTSSIFALFILLAYAFTLSTLTGLAKFYGIRLKFW from the exons ATGGATTCTTCTCTGCGCAATTCTCTCAATCCCAATAAACTTCTCAAAGAAGA ATTCGTTAGCAATTTGACTGGATCTTCTATGATCGAGATCGCGGCGCTTTCCACTATTATACCT ATTCTGGTGATTCTTCGGCATTCATTCTACTCCAGCGGCGTGATTG ATGCTTCACTGAAGAAAAGTGACAATCCAGTTATCCACTCAAAGAGCTTGAAGCGATACTTGGCTGCCATTACTGTAGATTTTCTTGTTATCGTGATTCCCACTATCTTATTTTTCACT GTTCTAGCAGAAAGGTCATGTCTGTGTGCGGTTTTATTGACTTTTCTATTATTGTTGTTGATTGCAGCTAAAGG AATTCACAGTCATTCTCCAACTTGGGAAACAGCAAACCAAAGTCTAAAGCAAAATATTTCATCTTTTAGGGTTGTTGTG ATGATCACAACATGCTTGTGCATATTGGCTGTTGATTTCAGAATATTTCCCAGAAGATATGCTAAGACAGAGACTTACGGTACAAGTCTG ATGGATCTTGGTGTTGGTTCATTTGTGCTGGCAAATTCATTAGTTTCTCAGCAGGCACGAAATGTCCCATCCAC aaaGCAGAAAGGTGCATTAAAATCTGTTTTTCCTCTTATTGTTCTTGGACTAGTTCGTCTTATTACTACTACTGGTGTAGATTATCAG GTTCATGTGGGAGAATATGGGGTGCACTGGAATTTCTTTTTCACACTTGCTGGTGTATCAATTCTTACCACTATCATTAATATTCCTCCACAATATTCTGGAATTTTTGGTACAACAATTCTAGTAG GGTACCAGTGTTGGTTGACGTATGGGTTAAATACTTATCTTCTTTCAAATCAGAGGGGATCAGATATAATCAGCCAAAACAAGGAAGGAATTTTTAGCATATTTG GGTATTGGAGTATTTACCTTATTGGCGTGCAGTTGGGAAACTctatcttctttggaaaaaATTCAACTGCTACGCTAAGGAGCAATAGAAGAGCAAGGATAATAGTTTGGATACTTGCTCTTTCCTTTTG GATGGCAACCTTGCTTCTGGATTCCTATGTTGAGAGAGTTTCTCGAAGAACG TGCAACCTGGCATACGTTAATCTGGTACTGGCACAAAATTTACAG GTTTTGGCAATACTAATGCTTTCTAGTTATGTTACTGGAAATGGAACTTCTGTTCTTGAAGAAGCGTTCAACAGCAATTTATTGGCTGCATTTCTTTTG GCAAACTTGCTCACTGGGTTAGTTAACTTGTTTGTCGATACCCTGTCCACGTCATCCATCTtcgctttatttattttgcttgCGTATGCATTTACTTTATCGACGCTAACGGGACTGGCCAAGTTCTATGGCATTAGGCTGAAGTTTTGGTAG
- the LOC111800150 gene encoding uncharacterized protein LOC111800150, translated as NPSLSLSLSLSPLFLSLKPGFNSLFISDFGFGLLWFRLGFRSFLINFKLAIENHETTVREIKPKNRRIMGAGGPDVEENRWPPWLKPLLRESFFVQCKHHIDSHKSECNMYCLDCMNGALCSLCLNHHKDHRAIQIRRSSYHDVIRVSEIQKVLDISGVQTYIINSARVVFLNERPQPRPGKGVTNTCEVCERSLLDSFRFCSLGCKIVGTSRSSPKKKVTITAAASDSEESYSSSNHRRSNSSNNSNNTDINRVQSFSPSTPPPTSVNYRTAKRRKGIPHRAPMGSLIIQY; from the exons aatccctctctctctctctctctctctctctctcctctttttctctctctaaaaccAGGCTTTAACTCTCTGTTTATCTCTGATTTTGGTTTTGGATTGCTGTGGTTTAGACTGGGTTTTCGTTCTTTTTTGATTAATTTCAAACTGGCGATCGAAAATCACGAGACGACTGTTCGTGAAATCAAGCCCAAGAACAGAAGAATCATG GGTGCTGGAGGCCCCGACGTTGAAGAAAACCGCTGGCCGCCATGGCTAAAACCCCTCTTAAGAGAAAGCTTCTTCGTTCAATGCAAACACCACATCGATTCCCACAAAAGCGAATGCAATATGTACTGTTTAGATTGTATGAACGGCGCTCTCTGTTCTCTTTGCTTGAACCATCACAAGGATCATCGCGCTATACAG ATTCGAAGATCTTCGTACCACGATGTTATCAGAGTTTCTGAGATTCAAAAGGTTTTAGACATTTCTGGCGTTCAAACTTACATTATCAATAGCGCTAGAGTTGTGTTCTTGAATGAACGACCTCAGCCTCGGCCTGGTAAAGGCGTCACGAACACTTGTGAAGTCTGTGAACGTAGCCTGCTTGATTCGTTTCGATTCTGCTCTCTTGGTTGCAAG ATCGTAGGCACGTCGAGGAGCTCCCCAAAGAAGAAGGTGACGATAACGGCTGCAGCCTCGGACTCGGAGGAGTCCTACAGTAGCAGCAACCATAGGCGGAGCAATAGCAGCAACAATAGCAACAACACTGATATCAATAGGGTTCAGAGTTTTAGTCCATCGACGCCGCCTCCAACATCAGTGAATTATAGGACAGCGAAACGGAGGAAGGGGATTCCACATCGAGCTCCGATGGGAAGTCTTATTATACAATATTAG
- the LOC111800151 gene encoding glycine-rich cell wall structural protein 1.8-like, with protein MAISKSLSLTFLLLLGLGLASAARTLLSYDPPHHSDVGYGYQHNPRVGYDHDHHDGPYGAYGGGSGGGYGAGAGSALGGSGYGSGGGGGGGSGYAGVGDLGGSGYGSGGGGGSGVGYGDLGGHGKGYGSGGGGGSGVGYGDLGGHGKGYGSGGGGGSGYGGGADHGVGYGSGGGGGYGAGGGAGYGPGGDRGVGYGSGGGGGSGGGYGGGAKGYGGGAKGSGYGSGGGAGSGYGGVGGEGGYDGGY; from the coding sequence ATGGCTATCTCTAAATCTTTGTCTCTTACTTTTCTTCTACTCCTTGGTTTAGGCTTAGCTTCGGCGGCCAGAACCCTTCTCTCTTATGATCCTCCACATCACTCCGATGTAGGCTATGGATACCAGCATAACCCAAGAGTAGGGTATGATCATGACCATCATGATGGACCTTATGGTGCATATGGTGGTGGGTCCGGTGGAGGATATGGAGCTGGAGCTGGCTCTGCTCTTGGAGGCTCTGGATATGGaagtggcggcggcggcggaggtggTTCTGGCTATGCAGGTGTAGGAGACCTTGGAGGTAGTGGATATGgaagtggtggtggtggaggaagTGGTGTAGGATATGGGGATTTGGGTGGACATGGGAAAGGCTATGGTagcggtggtggtggaggaagTGGTGTAGGATATGGGGATTTGGGTGGACATGGAAAGGGCTATGGTagcggtggtggtggagggAGTGGGTATGGCGGTGGAGCTGATCATGGAGTTGGGTATGGTAGTGGCGGAGGTGGAGGATATGGAGCTGGAGGTGGAGCTGGATATGGTCCAGGAGGAGACCGTGGTGTTGGCTATGGGAGTGGAGGAGGGGGTGGGTCAGGTGGTGGTTATGGTGGTGGAGCCAAAGGGTATGGTGGTGGTGCTAAAGGAAGTGGATATGGGAGTGGTGGCGGCGCCGGAAGTGGCTACGGTGGTGTTGGTGGTGAAGGAGGATATGATGGTGGATATTGA
- the LOC111800878 gene encoding uncharacterized protein LOC111800878 isoform X1 has protein sequence MESEAKAIQSLSSVGSEVEVGAKGVLGKAYCKCGEGWKCEIKRTQGPDAGKTFVNCGNNCVCIIEGTAEGAVKLQQLAGEGGFEGASCECGEGWSCTISKIEGPQDTKSFAKCAGDCSCITVA, from the exons ATGGAGAGTGAGGCAAAAGCCATTCAATCTCTCAG TAGTGTGGGGAGTGAGGTAGAAGTTGGAGCAAAGGGAGTACTTGGGAAGGCATATTGCAAATGTGGGGAAGGTTGGAAATGCGAGATCAAAAGAACTCAAGGCCCTGATGCAGGGAAGACCTTTGTCAATTGTGGCAACAACTGCGTCTGCATAAT cGAAGGGACAGCCGAGGGGGCCGTCAAGTTGCAGCAATTGGCCGGCGAGGGCGGCTTTGAAGGAGCCTCTTGCGAGTGTGGAGAAGGTTGGAGCTGCACCATTTCCAAGATTGAAGGCCCTCAAGACACCAAGTCCTTTGCTAAATGTGCTGGTGATTGTTCTTGCATCACTGTTGCTTGA
- the LOC111800878 gene encoding uncharacterized protein LOC111800878 isoform X2: MESEAKAIQSLSVGSEVEVGAKGVLGKAYCKCGEGWKCEIKRTQGPDAGKTFVNCGNNCVCIIEGTAEGAVKLQQLAGEGGFEGASCECGEGWSCTISKIEGPQDTKSFAKCAGDCSCITVA, translated from the exons ATGGAGAGTGAGGCAAAAGCCATTCAATCTCTCAG TGTGGGGAGTGAGGTAGAAGTTGGAGCAAAGGGAGTACTTGGGAAGGCATATTGCAAATGTGGGGAAGGTTGGAAATGCGAGATCAAAAGAACTCAAGGCCCTGATGCAGGGAAGACCTTTGTCAATTGTGGCAACAACTGCGTCTGCATAAT cGAAGGGACAGCCGAGGGGGCCGTCAAGTTGCAGCAATTGGCCGGCGAGGGCGGCTTTGAAGGAGCCTCTTGCGAGTGTGGAGAAGGTTGGAGCTGCACCATTTCCAAGATTGAAGGCCCTCAAGACACCAAGTCCTTTGCTAAATGTGCTGGTGATTGTTCTTGCATCACTGTTGCTTGA